A genomic window from Agreia sp. COWG includes:
- a CDS encoding MarR family winged helix-turn-helix transcriptional regulator codes for MTDDRWLSQDQQRAWVRFISVVERLPGVLDTQLQKQSGLTHFEYFTLAMLSEEPGRSLRMTDLAAVTNATLPRLSHVVSRLEKRGFVQRQPSSEDRRATIATLTETGWEKVVETAPGHVGTVRDNVIDLLDDDDVADLDRIMAKVLVKLDPEGVARVRR; via the coding sequence ATGACTGACGACCGTTGGCTGAGCCAGGATCAGCAGCGCGCCTGGGTGCGCTTCATCTCAGTGGTGGAGCGTCTTCCCGGCGTGCTCGACACCCAGCTGCAGAAGCAGTCGGGTCTCACCCACTTCGAGTACTTCACCCTCGCCATGCTCTCCGAGGAGCCCGGGCGCAGCCTGCGGATGACAGACCTGGCCGCCGTCACCAACGCCACGCTGCCCCGGCTCTCGCACGTGGTCTCCAGGCTCGAGAAGCGAGGGTTCGTTCAGCGACAGCCGAGCTCGGAGGATCGTCGCGCGACCATCGCGACCCTCACGGAAACGGGCTGGGAGAAGGTCGTCGAGACGGCCCCGGGGCACGTCGGCACCGTGCGAGACAACGTGATCGACCTGCTCGACGATGACGACGTGGCAGATCTCGACCGCATTATGGCGAAGGTTCTGGTGAAGCTCGATCCCGAGGGTGTCGCGCGGGTGCGACGCTAG
- a CDS encoding NADPH-dependent F420 reductase codes for MTNITIIGAGNMGQAIAGIAAAGGNSVQILTRDAEKSATVSAGTASGVIGDVITGDIVVLALPYGAVSLVLESYAGQLDGKVLVDLTNPVDFSTFDSLVVPADSSAAAEIAAAVPGASVLKAFNTNFAATLATGTVGREKTTVLIAGDDTDAKASLAAVVTAGGLKAVDAGSLKRARELEALGFVQLTLAAGEKTSWTSGFALAD; via the coding sequence ATGACGAACATCACCATCATCGGAGCCGGCAACATGGGCCAGGCCATCGCCGGTATCGCCGCGGCCGGAGGCAACTCGGTCCAGATCCTCACCCGCGACGCAGAGAAGTCGGCGACCGTGTCGGCCGGAACCGCCTCGGGTGTCATCGGCGACGTCATCACCGGCGACATCGTCGTTCTCGCGCTGCCCTACGGCGCCGTCTCCCTCGTTCTCGAGAGCTACGCCGGTCAGCTCGACGGCAAGGTGCTCGTCGACCTGACCAACCCGGTCGACTTCTCGACGTTCGACTCGCTCGTCGTGCCGGCCGATTCCTCCGCCGCCGCCGAGATCGCCGCCGCTGTGCCCGGCGCATCCGTTCTCAAGGCCTTCAACACCAACTTCGCCGCGACGCTCGCGACGGGCACCGTCGGCCGAGAGAAGACGACCGTGCTCATCGCCGGCGACGACACCGACGCCAAGGCCTCGCTCGCGGCCGTCGTCACGGCGGGAGGCCTCAAGGCCGTCGATGCCGGAAGCCTGAAGCGCGCCCGCGAGCTCGAGGCCCTCGGCTTCGTGCAGCTCACGCTGGCCGCCGGCGAGAAGACCTCGTGGACGAGCGGCTTCGCCCTCGCAGACTGA
- a CDS encoding beta-propeller fold lactonase family protein: protein MTVDTRTLFFTGCYTRDAGGTGEGIGLIDASVGSSPEALGVAAATSSPSFVATHPTAPVLYAVCEFAGTVQAYSIDGGAGGIASLTPLGESWSTGDSGCHVAVDPNGRFVLVTCYGDGQVLLFGLDPRGIMISRTVAPKALDPHAEKNPDYPALGTARQSRAHASLVLPGGRILTTDLGLDVVRVWHHDRLSGLVRSGAVTLPFESGPRHLALHPDGRVFVVTEYSRQVFTLSPNPDGGFEVTSVTPVAAGDAEVGTAPADTCAHIELSTDGRHAYVGIRGSNRIAVLAVDEAGAHPVAVMPSGGDWPRHHLVHDGMLHVAHERSHEITSFVIDGDTGLIGDPVASLATGSPTCIALAR, encoded by the coding sequence GTGACCGTCGACACGCGCACCCTCTTCTTCACCGGCTGCTACACCCGAGACGCTGGCGGCACCGGTGAGGGCATCGGCCTGATCGACGCCTCCGTGGGCAGCTCGCCCGAGGCCCTCGGCGTGGCCGCCGCCACCTCGTCTCCGTCGTTCGTCGCCACGCATCCGACCGCCCCGGTGCTCTACGCCGTCTGCGAGTTCGCGGGCACGGTGCAGGCCTACTCGATCGACGGCGGCGCGGGCGGCATTGCCTCGTTGACGCCCCTCGGCGAGAGCTGGTCGACCGGCGATTCCGGATGCCACGTGGCCGTCGACCCGAACGGTCGCTTCGTTCTCGTCACCTGTTACGGCGACGGCCAGGTGTTGCTGTTCGGCCTCGACCCGCGGGGCATCATGATCTCGCGCACCGTCGCCCCGAAGGCGCTCGACCCGCACGCGGAGAAGAACCCCGACTATCCGGCGCTCGGCACGGCCAGGCAGTCCCGCGCACACGCCAGCCTCGTGCTCCCCGGCGGCCGCATCCTGACCACCGATCTGGGCCTCGACGTGGTTCGCGTCTGGCACCACGACCGGTTGAGCGGGCTGGTGCGCAGCGGGGCGGTGACCCTTCCGTTCGAGAGCGGCCCCCGCCACCTGGCGCTGCACCCCGACGGGCGCGTGTTCGTCGTCACCGAGTACTCCCGCCAGGTGTTCACGCTGTCACCGAACCCCGACGGCGGCTTCGAGGTCACCTCGGTCACCCCCGTCGCCGCCGGCGACGCAGAGGTCGGAACGGCGCCAGCAGACACCTGTGCGCACATCGAGCTGTCGACCGACGGACGGCACGCCTACGTGGGAATCCGCGGTTCCAATCGCATCGCCGTGCTGGCCGTCGACGAGGCCGGCGCGCATCCGGTAGCCGTCATGCCATCGGGCGGCGACTGGCCCCGGCACCATCTCGTGCACGACGGCATGCTGCACGTGGCCCACGAGCGCTCGCACGAGATCACCTCGTTCGTCATCGACGGCGACACCGGTCTCATCGGCGATCCCGTCGCGTCGCTGGCCACGGGGTCCCCGACCTGCATCGCGTTGGCTCGATAG
- a CDS encoding DUF1206 domain-containing protein, whose amino-acid sequence MRTSHQRASRRDRNTRRFRRTARGGYAVNGLIHFLIGAIAIGVALGDTSGNSVDQAGALHQLAAAPVGLALLWAATTALLTLAVWQATTVALIDDANIIVRWGKRFSEAGKGLFYLALGTTTLLFALGGTTSSSAAISNSTDILISTDQGSAILAVLGLCLVGGGIGFVSIGIRRSFRKLIRVPAGWTGRLVTVLGIIGYIANGIALALVGGLAVLGALSRDPDQPMGLDGALRSLAALPFGTILLSIVGLGFVSYGFFLIARAKLAKL is encoded by the coding sequence ATGAGAACCTCGCATCAACGCGCGTCGCGCCGGGACAGGAACACCCGGCGGTTTCGGCGAACGGCCCGCGGCGGCTACGCCGTCAACGGCCTCATCCACTTTCTCATCGGCGCCATCGCGATCGGCGTCGCACTGGGTGACACCTCGGGCAACTCGGTCGATCAGGCGGGCGCGTTGCACCAGCTCGCCGCCGCCCCCGTCGGCCTGGCGCTTCTCTGGGCGGCCACCACCGCGCTTCTCACCCTCGCCGTGTGGCAGGCCACCACGGTGGCCCTCATCGACGACGCGAACATCATCGTGCGCTGGGGCAAACGCTTTTCCGAGGCCGGCAAGGGCCTGTTCTACCTCGCCCTCGGAACCACGACCCTGCTCTTCGCGCTCGGCGGCACGACCAGCTCGTCTGCCGCCATCTCGAACTCCACAGACATCCTCATCAGCACAGACCAGGGCTCCGCGATCCTGGCCGTGCTCGGCCTGTGCCTTGTCGGGGGAGGCATCGGCTTCGTCTCGATCGGCATCAGACGCAGCTTCCGCAAGCTGATCCGCGTACCGGCCGGCTGGACGGGCCGACTCGTCACGGTGCTCGGAATCATCGGCTACATCGCCAACGGCATCGCCCTCGCGCTCGTGGGCGGCCTCGCCGTGCTCGGGGCGCTCTCTCGCGACCCAGATCAGCCGATGGGTCTCGACGGCGCGCTGCGCTCGCTCGCGGCCCTGCCGTTCGGCACGATCCTGCTCAGCATCGTAGGCCTCGGCTTCGTCAGCTACGGCTTCTTCCTCATCGCCCGCGCCAAGCTCGCCAAACTGTAG
- a CDS encoding fructose-specific PTS transporter subunit EIIC, producing MSSLITPELVILDTDLGADRAAVIRRLAELVVASGRASDTESLFADAWKRESQTDTGIPGGIAIPHCRSTAVLEPTLAMARPTPGVDFGAPDGPADIIFFIAAPDGADQAHLVLLSKLARSLIKPEFVTALREAPTAEAIVELVDGALADEPAAQPATAAAPAPAAATAAPAAPARPILVAVTACPTGIAHTYMAADSLVAAAERAGAELHVETQGSSSVTPLDPAIIASAVAVVFAVDVDVRDKARFAGKPLVQSPVKRGIDEPDKMIAEALAASTDPNARRVSGDAAAPTGDAGASEHVGQKIKRWLLTGVSYMIPFVAGGGLLIALGFLLGGYEIKGQAADIILNNSLFNLPDGGLGTYLGAVAFAIGAASMGFLVPALAGYIAYAIADRPGIAVGFTAGAVALLMNAGFLGGLIGGLLAGFIAWALGRLSVPRWLRGLMPVVIIPLVGSIFASGLMVIVLGGPIALLMTGLNDWLSSLTGASAIVLGLILGIMMAADLGGPINKVAYSFAVAGLSAGSITNQAPWQIMAAVMAAGMVPPLALALATVLDKKLFSAAERENGKAAWLLGAAFISEGAIPFAAVDPLRVIPAGIVGSALTGAIVMGTGVTSQAPHGGIFVFFAIGNLAMFIVAILAGTVVSGLLVVALKRWVRRRPIEGAEVQDAAGSSVASGSAARAGTPVAAR from the coding sequence ATGTCTTCACTCATCACCCCCGAGCTGGTGATCCTCGATACGGATCTCGGCGCAGACCGGGCCGCGGTCATCCGCAGGCTCGCCGAACTGGTCGTGGCCTCGGGCCGCGCCAGCGACACCGAGTCGCTCTTCGCCGACGCGTGGAAGCGCGAGAGCCAGACCGACACCGGCATCCCCGGTGGCATTGCGATTCCGCACTGCCGCTCGACCGCGGTGCTCGAGCCGACGCTCGCGATGGCCCGCCCGACCCCGGGCGTCGACTTCGGTGCCCCCGACGGCCCGGCCGACATCATCTTCTTCATCGCCGCTCCGGACGGGGCCGACCAGGCGCACCTCGTGCTGCTGTCGAAGCTCGCCCGCTCGCTGATCAAGCCCGAGTTCGTGACCGCGCTGCGCGAGGCCCCGACGGCCGAGGCGATCGTCGAGCTCGTCGACGGCGCTCTCGCCGACGAGCCGGCCGCACAGCCCGCGACCGCGGCTGCCCCTGCGCCCGCCGCCGCGACCGCCGCACCGGCTGCCCCGGCCCGGCCCATCCTGGTGGCCGTCACGGCCTGCCCCACCGGCATCGCCCACACCTACATGGCCGCCGACTCCCTCGTGGCCGCCGCGGAGCGCGCCGGCGCCGAGCTGCACGTCGAGACGCAGGGCTCGTCGAGCGTGACGCCCCTCGACCCCGCCATCATCGCCTCGGCCGTGGCCGTGGTCTTCGCGGTCGACGTCGATGTGCGCGACAAGGCCCGGTTCGCGGGCAAGCCTCTCGTGCAGTCGCCCGTGAAGCGCGGCATCGACGAGCCCGACAAGATGATCGCCGAGGCGCTGGCCGCCTCGACCGACCCGAACGCGCGCAGGGTCTCCGGCGACGCGGCGGCCCCCACGGGCGACGCGGGCGCCAGCGAGCACGTCGGACAGAAGATCAAGCGCTGGCTGCTCACCGGCGTCAGCTACATGATCCCGTTCGTGGCGGGTGGCGGTCTGCTCATCGCCCTCGGCTTCCTGCTGGGTGGCTACGAGATCAAGGGCCAGGCGGCCGACATCATCCTGAACAACAGCCTCTTCAACCTGCCCGACGGCGGTCTCGGAACCTACCTCGGTGCGGTGGCGTTCGCGATCGGGGCCGCGTCGATGGGCTTCCTGGTTCCGGCGCTCGCGGGTTATATCGCGTACGCCATCGCCGACCGTCCCGGCATCGCGGTGGGCTTCACCGCCGGCGCTGTGGCGCTGCTCATGAACGCCGGATTCCTCGGCGGCCTCATCGGAGGTCTGCTCGCCGGTTTCATCGCGTGGGCCCTCGGGCGTTTGAGCGTCCCCCGCTGGCTGCGCGGCCTGATGCCCGTGGTCATCATTCCGCTCGTCGGCTCGATCTTCGCGTCGGGGCTCATGGTCATCGTGCTTGGCGGTCCGATCGCACTCCTGATGACCGGCCTGAACGACTGGCTGTCGTCGCTCACCGGTGCCTCGGCGATCGTGCTCGGGCTCATCCTCGGAATCATGATGGCCGCCGACCTCGGTGGACCCATCAACAAGGTGGCTTACTCCTTCGCCGTCGCGGGCCTCTCGGCCGGATCCATCACGAACCAGGCCCCGTGGCAGATCATGGCGGCGGTCATGGCCGCCGGAATGGTTCCGCCGCTCGCCCTCGCCCTGGCCACCGTGCTCGACAAGAAGCTCTTCAGCGCGGCCGAGCGCGAGAACGGCAAGGCCGCGTGGCTGCTGGGTGCGGCCTTCATCTCCGAGGGCGCGATCCCGTTCGCGGCCGTCGACCCGCTGCGCGTCATCCCCGCCGGCATCGTGGGAAGCGCCCTCACCGGCGCGATCGTCATGGGAACCGGCGTCACGTCGCAGGCCCCGCACGGCGGAATCTTCGTGTTCTTCGCCATCGGCAACCTGGCCATGTTCATCGTGGCGATCCTCGCCGGCACGGTTGTCTCCGGACTGCTCGTCGTCGCCCTCAAGCGCTGGGTGCGTCGTCGCCCGATCGAGGGCGCCGAGGTGCAGGATGCCGCCGGCTCGTCCGTGGCCTCGGGCTCGGCGGCGCGCGCTGGCACCCCGGTGGCTGCCCGCTAG
- a CDS encoding 1-phosphofructokinase family hexose kinase → MIVTLTMNPSFDRTIELDGPLERGQVQRAAVTGQEPGGKGVNVARALYAAGCATLAILPGAQSDPLVLALEAAGIPTATVPIDAPIRSNITLAEPDGTTTKLNDPGVRLAADTVAELIETVVARSSLATWLVLAGSVPPGVREDFYATLVRAVRDRPNPPKIAVDSSGAPLAALVASGARVDLIKPNAEELLQLAAAQGLDAGGATHDELEANPELAVSLAARLLSPSLGAVLVTLGSHGAALVTEEGCWLAPAPRIVARSTVGAGDCSLAGFVLADQRGDGPSGRLAQAVAHGAAAASLPGTTVPALGDTHPDDIVVTSLPRTSAARN, encoded by the coding sequence ATGATCGTGACACTCACGATGAACCCCTCGTTCGACCGCACCATCGAGCTCGACGGCCCGCTCGAGCGCGGCCAGGTGCAGCGCGCCGCGGTCACCGGCCAGGAGCCCGGGGGCAAGGGCGTGAACGTGGCCCGTGCCCTCTACGCCGCCGGATGCGCCACACTCGCAATTCTTCCCGGCGCGCAGAGCGACCCCCTGGTGCTGGCGCTCGAGGCGGCAGGCATCCCCACGGCCACGGTGCCGATCGACGCGCCCATCCGGTCGAACATCACGCTCGCTGAGCCGGATGGCACGACCACCAAGCTCAATGACCCGGGCGTGCGGCTTGCGGCCGACACGGTGGCCGAGCTGATCGAGACCGTCGTGGCACGCTCCTCGCTGGCCACGTGGCTCGTGCTCGCCGGATCGGTTCCTCCCGGCGTGCGCGAGGACTTCTACGCGACGCTCGTGCGCGCGGTGCGCGACAGGCCGAACCCGCCGAAGATCGCGGTCGACTCGAGCGGCGCCCCGTTGGCCGCGCTCGTCGCCTCCGGTGCACGGGTCGACCTGATCAAGCCGAACGCCGAGGAGCTGCTGCAACTCGCCGCGGCCCAGGGTCTCGATGCGGGCGGCGCCACGCACGACGAGCTCGAGGCGAACCCCGAACTCGCGGTCTCGCTCGCGGCGCGGCTGCTCTCGCCGTCGCTCGGCGCGGTGCTCGTGACCCTCGGCTCGCACGGGGCCGCCCTCGTTACCGAGGAGGGCTGCTGGCTCGCTCCGGCGCCCCGCATCGTTGCTCGCAGCACGGTGGGAGCGGGAGACTGCTCGCTCGCCGGCTTCGTGCTCGCAGACCAGCGCGGAGACGGGCCATCCGGCCGCCTCGCCCAGGCGGTGGCCCACGGGGCCGCCGCAGCCTCGCTGCCCGGCACCACCGTGCCGGCGCTGGGCGACACCCACCCTGACGACATCGTCGTCACCTCGCTGCCGCGAACCTCCGCGGCGCGAAACTAA
- a CDS encoding DeoR/GlpR family DNA-binding transcription regulator codes for MYAIERHQRIRESLEAEGRVTVTQLSECFGVTAETVRRDLDLLEQRGVLQRVHGGAVAGSRISLTESTVADRVYRARDAKLVIARAALAMIGDSFRGSILLDAGTTTGALAELLADHAPLHGHPLTIITNSVPIAAVLHLNPSIDLHLLGGSVRGLTSAAVGASTIEQLDRLRPDIAFIGANGVSAGFGLSTPEEREAAVKASMIRRARRSVVLADSSKLDEEALYRFAEFRELDTLVSDVDPAGTLSAALDAEGVEVIVA; via the coding sequence ATGTACGCCATCGAGCGCCATCAGCGCATCCGCGAATCCCTGGAGGCCGAGGGGCGCGTCACCGTCACCCAGCTGTCCGAGTGCTTCGGTGTCACGGCCGAGACGGTGCGCCGCGACCTCGACCTGCTCGAACAGCGCGGTGTGCTGCAGCGCGTGCACGGCGGCGCCGTCGCGGGCTCGCGCATCAGCCTCACCGAATCCACCGTCGCCGACCGCGTGTACAGGGCCCGCGACGCCAAACTCGTGATCGCCCGAGCCGCTCTCGCCATGATCGGCGACTCGTTCCGCGGCTCCATCCTGCTCGATGCGGGCACCACCACCGGGGCGCTCGCCGAACTTCTCGCCGACCATGCCCCGTTGCACGGCCACCCGCTCACGATCATCACCAACTCGGTTCCCATCGCGGCGGTGCTGCACCTGAACCCCTCCATCGACCTGCACCTGCTCGGCGGTAGCGTGCGCGGGCTCACCAGCGCCGCGGTCGGGGCCTCCACCATCGAGCAGCTCGATCGCCTGCGCCCCGACATCGCCTTCATCGGCGCCAACGGAGTGAGCGCGGGCTTCGGCCTGAGCACCCCCGAAGAGCGCGAGGCGGCCGTGAAGGCGTCGATGATCCGCCGGGCCCGCCGCTCCGTGGTACTCGCCGACTCCTCCAAGCTCGACGAGGAAGCCCTCTACCGCTTCGCCGAGTTCCGCGAGCTCGACACCCTCGTCTCGGATGTCGACCCCGCCGGAACGCTCTCGGCGGCGCTCGACGCCGAGGGCGTGGAGGTGATCGTCGCATGA
- a CDS encoding phosphoketolase, whose protein sequence is MTGSPSTINAIESPVIPHDSPTPWYQRPPEPLEGDALLQVDAWWRAANYLSVGQIYLLDNPLLDRPLSRDDVKPRLLGHWGTTPGLNFVYAHLNRMIRQRSLPTLYVTGPGHGGPGMVANAYLDGTYSEIYSKIDQSTDGIRRLFRQFSFPGGIPSHAAPETPGSINEGGELGYSLSHAYGAAFDNPNLLVATVIGDGEAETGPLATAWHSNKFIDPLQDGVVLPILHLNGYKIANPSVLARIPEEDLLALMRGYGHNPHIVSGGFDGEDPLLVHARMAETLDTVLNEIAAIKQDAADGVLEGTPRWPMIILRTPKGWTCPVEIDGLPVENTWRAHQVPLASARDTEAHTRLLESWMRKYKPEELFDASGAPTPFVTGLAPEGYLRMSATPYSNGGLLRRELKLPDFRDYGVEVSSPGHETAEATKVLGGWLADVIRLNPDNFRIFGPDETASNRLQEVYTATDKQWNAEILPVDLNLARAGRVMEMLSEHQCQGWLEGYLLTGRHGLFNCYEAFIHIVDSMFNQHAKWLQVARSIPWRRSVSSLNYLLSSHVWRQDHNGFSHQDPGFIDHVVNKKADVVRVYLPVDANTLLSTYDHCLRSVDYINVVVAGKQPGPQWLSMPDAVAHCTRGLGIWEWAGTERPDDEPDVVLACAGDIPTIETLAAASLLRQHLPELRVRVVNVIDLMRLQDETEHPHGLSNRAFDTIFTTDRAVIFAYHGYPWLIHRLTYRRAANANLHVRGFIEEGTTTTPFDMLMLNNLDRYHLVIDVIDRTPGLFSKAAALRQDMQDARMRARAYTREHGEDIPEVAQWLWSGDDGVGFDRQNLQAVDETGGDNA, encoded by the coding sequence ATGACCGGTTCACCATCCACGATCAACGCCATCGAATCTCCCGTGATCCCGCACGACTCGCCCACCCCCTGGTACCAGCGGCCTCCTGAGCCGCTCGAGGGCGACGCCCTCCTGCAGGTCGACGCGTGGTGGCGGGCGGCGAACTACCTCTCTGTCGGCCAGATCTACCTGCTCGACAACCCTCTGCTCGACAGGCCGCTCAGCCGCGACGACGTGAAGCCCCGCCTGCTCGGCCACTGGGGCACGACGCCCGGGCTCAACTTCGTCTACGCCCATCTGAATCGCATGATCCGGCAGCGCTCGCTGCCCACGCTCTACGTGACCGGCCCGGGCCATGGCGGGCCCGGCATGGTGGCGAACGCCTATCTCGACGGCACCTACTCCGAGATCTATTCGAAAATCGATCAGTCGACCGACGGCATCCGGCGCCTGTTTCGGCAGTTCAGCTTTCCCGGGGGGATTCCGAGCCACGCCGCCCCCGAGACCCCGGGCTCGATCAACGAGGGCGGCGAGCTGGGATACTCGCTCTCCCACGCCTACGGGGCCGCCTTCGACAACCCGAACCTGCTGGTCGCCACCGTCATCGGCGACGGCGAGGCCGAGACGGGGCCACTGGCAACGGCGTGGCACTCGAACAAGTTCATCGACCCGCTGCAAGACGGCGTGGTCCTGCCGATCCTGCACCTCAACGGCTACAAGATCGCCAACCCCAGTGTGCTGGCCCGCATCCCCGAAGAGGATCTGTTGGCCCTGATGCGCGGCTACGGCCACAACCCGCACATCGTCTCTGGCGGCTTCGACGGCGAGGATCCGCTTCTGGTGCACGCCCGCATGGCCGAGACGCTCGACACCGTGCTGAACGAGATCGCCGCGATCAAGCAGGATGCCGCGGACGGCGTCCTCGAGGGAACGCCCCGCTGGCCGATGATCATCCTGCGCACCCCCAAGGGCTGGACCTGCCCGGTCGAGATCGACGGCCTGCCCGTGGAGAACACGTGGCGGGCGCACCAGGTTCCGCTGGCCAGCGCCCGCGACACCGAGGCGCACACGCGGCTGCTCGAGAGCTGGATGAGGAAGTACAAGCCAGAGGAGCTCTTCGACGCCTCCGGGGCGCCGACGCCGTTCGTCACCGGCCTCGCACCCGAGGGCTACCTGCGCATGAGCGCGACGCCCTATTCGAACGGCGGACTTCTGCGACGAGAGCTGAAGCTGCCCGACTTTCGCGACTACGGCGTCGAGGTCAGCTCACCCGGCCACGAGACGGCCGAGGCCACGAAGGTGCTCGGCGGCTGGCTGGCCGACGTCATTCGCCTGAACCCCGACAACTTTCGCATCTTCGGCCCCGACGAGACGGCATCCAACCGCCTGCAGGAGGTCTACACGGCCACCGACAAGCAGTGGAACGCCGAGATCTTGCCCGTCGATCTGAACCTGGCCCGCGCCGGCCGGGTCATGGAGATGCTGTCGGAGCACCAGTGCCAGGGCTGGCTCGAGGGCTACCTGCTCACCGGCCGACACGGGCTGTTCAACTGCTACGAGGCGTTCATCCACATCGTGGACTCGATGTTCAACCAGCACGCCAAGTGGCTGCAGGTCGCGCGCTCGATCCCCTGGCGTCGCTCCGTGTCGAGCCTCAACTACCTGCTCTCGAGCCACGTCTGGAGGCAGGACCACAACGGCTTCAGCCACCAGGATCCGGGCTTCATCGACCACGTCGTCAACAAGAAGGCCGACGTCGTGCGCGTCTACCTTCCCGTCGACGCGAACACCCTGCTGTCGACCTACGACCACTGCCTCAGGAGCGTCGACTACATCAACGTGGTCGTGGCGGGCAAGCAGCCGGGGCCGCAGTGGCTCTCCATGCCGGATGCCGTGGCCCACTGCACGCGCGGGCTCGGCATCTGGGAGTGGGCGGGTACCGAGCGCCCCGACGACGAGCCCGACGTCGTGCTGGCCTGCGCCGGCGACATTCCCACGATCGAGACGCTCGCGGCCGCCTCCCTGCTGCGTCAGCACCTGCCGGAGTTGCGCGTTCGAGTCGTCAACGTGATCGATCTGATGCGCCTGCAAGACGAGACCGAGCATCCGCACGGCCTGTCGAACCGAGCGTTCGACACCATCTTCACGACCGACAGGGCCGTGATCTTCGCCTATCACGGCTACCCGTGGCTCATCCATCGCCTCACCTACCGTCGCGCGGCCAACGCCAACCTGCACGTGCGGGGCTTCATCGAAGAGGGAACGACGACCACCCCGTTCGACATGCTGATGCTGAACAACCTCGACCGCTACCACCTGGTGATCGACGTGATCGATCGCACCCCCGGCCTCTTCTCGAAGGCGGCCGCCCTGCGCCAGGACATGCAGGACGCTCGCATGCGCGCTCGGGCATATACGCGAGAGCACGGCGAGGATATCCCCGAGGTCGCCCAGTGGCTGTGGTCGGGCGACGACGGCGTGGGCTTCGATCGGCAGAACCTACAGGCGGTCGACGAGACCGGCGGCGACAACGCCTGA